Proteins encoded within one genomic window of Paramisgurnus dabryanus chromosome 11, PD_genome_1.1, whole genome shotgun sequence:
- the cdkn2c gene encoding cyclin-dependent kinase 4 inhibitor C: protein MAEAMAIDKLSTAAARGDLEKIERVLLQSNVNVNERNKYGRTPLQVVKLGCPSTALALLQAGADANLRDPIGGLTVSHDAARDGYLDTLQVLAQNGADVNLLDNDGNLPLHLAAREGHLDVVQYLVNHCNTQPFQPNARGYTPRDLASMHKKLKTVEWLDNIVP from the exons ATGGCCGAGGCCATGGCTATAGATAAGTTGAGCACTGCCGCTGCAAGAGGAGATCTGGAGAAAATTGAAAGGGTATTATTGCAAAGCAACGTTAACGTTAATGAAAGGAACAAGTACGGCAGGACACCATTGCAG GTGGTGAAACTTGGCTGCCCGTCCACAGCTTTGGCGCTACTTCAAGCGGGCGCGGACGCAAACCTCCGCGACCCCATCGGAGGATTGACCGTCAGTCACGACGCCGCGAGAGATGGATATCTGGACACTCTACAGGTGCTCGCGCAGAATGGTGCTGATGTCAATCTCCTTGACAACGATGGCAACCTGCCTCTGCATCTGGCCGCGCGGGAGGGACACCTTGATGTCGTGCAGTATCTTGTAAATCATTGCAACACGCAGCCTTTTCAGCCTAACGCAAGAGGCTACACGCCTCGAGATCTGGCGTCCATGCACAAAAAACTAAAAACTGTGGAGTGGTTAGACAACATTGTGCCTTAA